The following are encoded together in the Triticum dicoccoides isolate Atlit2015 ecotype Zavitan chromosome 6B, WEW_v2.0, whole genome shotgun sequence genome:
- the LOC119320813 gene encoding ribosomal RNA small subunit methyltransferase, chloroplastic-like: MGSRRREEQRKTRFIGSDALIPASGHASSSPTTATSCILSASRPHPARSRHLTFTYDDGGTADDYHSTIRSLNSHGRRYVPRKSLGQDKHMATLVKDRFGSTVQLKIIEEDITKFHLHSHFVPILEDKSHGKVVSNLPFSVSTEVDEQIPPMGVFSVMMLMLQDETTLNLANASIQTPEYQPTINLFANFYCGKRVFL, encoded by the exons ATGGGCAGCCGACGAAGGGAGGAGCAAAG gaagACGCGATTTATAGGATCTGATGCTCTTATCCCCGCCTCCGGCCATGCTTCCTCGTCGCCAACTACGGCCACCTCATGTATACTCTCTGCCTCGCGGCCGCATCCGGCCCGCAGCCGCCATCTGACCTTTACGTACGACGACGGCGGCACCGCCGACGACTACCACTCCACCATCCGCTCCCTCAACTCGCACGGACGCCGCTACGTCCCCCGCAAATCCCTCGGCCAG GATAAGCATATGGCTACGCTTGTGAAAGATAGGTTTGGATCCACAGTGCAATTGAAG ATCATTGAAGAAGATATCACAAAATTTCACCTTCACTCACATTTTGTCCCTATCCTTGAGGACAAATCCCATGGCAAG GTTGTGTCAAACTTACCATTCAGTGTCAGCACTGAAGTTGACGAACAAATTCCCCCAATGGGTGTTTTCTCTGTCATGATGCTTATGCTTCAG GATGAAACAACACTAAACCTTGCAAATGCTTCAATACAAACACCAGAGTACCAACCTACTATCAATTTGTTTGCTAATTTCTACTGTGGGAAGAGGGTCTTCCTTTAG
- the LOC119320814 gene encoding F-box/FBD/LRR-repeat protein At5g53840-like, with protein METAAGSAGKERKPHGTARKRTRSSDQTAGDLISHLPDDVLGTIISLLPTTDGCRTQILSHRWCHLWHSAPLNLEVRTRLPSFLPTAVPVSAVAKIISQHPGPVRRFCFQCPLPGDAEVESWLDSRALANLQELDIGYEYLSKYQARNFFDNHPTRYPLPQSAFRSASTLLVAKIKTFSFPDAITPSMNFPLLKELSLHYVSFSGDVFHRLLSGCHALESLYMLQVHAAGCLRVSSPTLRSIGFRDTSGGKAELLIEDAPRLQRLVLPLCGLNVCVNIRVIWAPKLEILGPFSPGLLPIFQVMSPVSSANSIRTVKVLALGCSNNHQLNAVLDVLRWFPCLGKLYVTFHGHYWMFKQNEHQLQPIECLQIHLKKVVLRLFNGCEGQVEFARFFVLNTKVLNKIEFQGWGYNDEFVARLHTLLKVEERASRDAQFEFRNTCGCIDYHVSKHIHDLSVADPFRLPETVFDG; from the exons ATGGAGACGGCGGCGGGATCTGCTGGCAAGGAGCGGAAACCGCATGGAACCGCGCGGAAGCGGACGCGGAGTAGCGACCAGACCGCCGGCGATCTCATCAGCCACCTCCCAGACGACGTCCTCGGcaccatcatctccctcctccccaccacggacgGCTGCCGCACGCAGATCCTCTCCCACCGATGGTGCCACCTCTGGCACTCCGCTCCTCTCAACCTCGAGGTCCGCACCCGCCTTCCCTCCTTCCTCCCAACCGCCGTTCCAGTCTCCGCCGTCGCCAAGATAATCTCCCAACACCCTGGCCCCGTCCGCCGATTCTGCTTCCAGTGCCCGCTCCCTGGCGACGCTGAGGTGGAGAGCTGGTTGGACTCCCGAGCACTCGCCAACCTTCAGGAGCTCGATATCGGGTACGAGTACCTCTCTAAATATCAGGCCCGCAATTTTTTCGATAATCATCCGACCCGCTATCCTTTGCCGCAATCTGCGTTCCGCTCCGCTTCCACCCTCCTCGTTGCCAAAATCAAGACTTTCAGTTTCCCCGATGCCATTACACCGTCGATGAATTTCCCCCTTCTCAAGGAGCTCTCGTTGCATTATGTTTCGTTCTCGGGAGATGTGTTTCACAGATTGCTCTCTGGCTGCCATGCTTTGGAGAGCTTATACATGCTCCAAGTTCATGCTGCCGGTTGCCTCCGTGTTAGCTCGCCAACTCTTAGAAGCATTGGCTTCCGTGATACCTCTGGTGGAAAAGCAGAATTGCTCATCGAGGATGCTCCTCGCCTTCAAAGGTTAGTATTACCGTTGTGTGGCCTGAATGTTTGTGTGAATATCCGGGTTATTTGGGCACCTAAACTGGAGATATTGGGGCCTTTCTCACCGGGCTTACTCCCGATCTTCCAG GTAATGAGCCCAGTCAGCTCGGCAAACTCGATACGCACCGTGAAGGTTTTGGCCCTCGGGTGTTCTAATAATCATCAATTGAATGCAGTTCTTGACGTCCTGAGGTGGTTCCCCTGTTTGGGAAAGCTCTATGTCACC TTTCATGGACACTATTGGATGTTTAAGCAAAATGAGCATCAGCTACAGCCAATAGAATGCCTTCAGATCCATCTAAAGAAAGTGGTGCTGAGGTTATTCAATGGCTGTGAGGGACAGGTTGAGTTTGCCAGGTTCTTTGTTTTAAATACGAAAGTGCTAAACAAAATTGAATTCCAAGGGTGGGGCTACAATGATGAATTTGTTGCTCGTCTACACACGCTGCTCAAAGTCGAAGAAAGAGCTTCTCGAGATGCTCAATTTGAAT
- the LOC119324694 gene encoding uncharacterized protein LOC119324694 isoform X1 — protein MSSFRRPSRSPAAAAPLDDEDLLSEILLRLPPQPSSLPRASLVCKRWCCLVSDPRFLRRFRRHHRRNPPLLGFFFEEVIPARGISFVPTLEPPNRVPVGRFSLQFDDGDRYRLLNCRHGLVLILFGKHNQALVWDPVNGDQHSVAVPPSFYMAAPTRVRGAVLRPAGDIRHFQVVLIGTHKEQHKPGIACVYSSETKEWGNLVSTPLTPENSIYSFRTIVYRGMACVLVGNCLYWLLSERSALILEFDLDMQRLAVIHAPVDIGANSNCHFSVMRAEGGGLGFLFLSDFNAQIWSRKKDCDAAVSWVLRRTVQLDKLLPLKQGMGVVPLILLLLGLAEDNNVLFLMADAGIFMVQLESLQFKRLSKISFWRHLHPFETVYTAETYIGSEHDGADLFAQHIG, from the exons ATGAGCAGCTTCCGCCGCCCTTCccgctcgccggcggcggcggcgccgctggACGACGAAGATCTGCTgtccgagatcctcctccgcctcccccctCAGCCCTCCTCCCTCCCGCGCGCCTCGCTCGTCTGCAAGCGCTGGTGTTGCCTCGTCTCTGACCCCCGATTCCTCCGCCGATTCCGCCGCCATCACCGCCGCAACCCTCCCCTCCTCGGCTTCTTCTTTGAGGAAGTGATTCCTGCCCGCGGGATCTCCTTCGTACCAACTCTGGAGCCCCCCAACCGTGTCCCCGTCGGGCGCTTCTCTTTGCAGTTCGACGACGGCGACCGCTACAGGCTCCTCAACTGCCGCCATGGCCTCGTGCTCATCTTGTTCGGGAAGCACAACCAGGCCCTGGTGTGGGACCCTGTCAACGGCGACCAGCACAGCGTTGCCGTTCCCCCAAGCTTCTACATGGCGGCGCCGACCCGGGTCAGAGGGGCAGTGCTCCGGCCTGCCGGAGACATCCGCCACTTCCAAGTCGTCTTGATAGGCACGCACAAAGAACAGCATAAACCAGGGATCGCCTGCGTTTACTCCTCGGAGACCAAGGAATGGGGTAATCTTGTCTCAACACCGCTCACACCTGAGAATTCTATTTACAGCTTTCGCACCATTGTTTATAGGGGCATGGCCTGCGTCCTGGTTGGGAATTGCCTCTACTGGCTGCTTTCTGAGAGATCAGCTCTCATCCTGGAGTTTGATTTGGATATGCAGAGGCTAGCTGTGATACATGCGCCAGTGGACATCGGTGCCAATAGCAATTGCCACTTCTCAGTTATGAGAGCCGAGGGCGGTGGTCTTGGTTTCCTCTTTCTGTCAGATTTCAACGCCCAAATATGGAGCAGGAAGAAGGATTGTGATGCTGCTGTTTCATGGGTGCTCAGAAGAACTGTTCAGCTGGATAAGCTACTTCCCCTCAAACAAGGGATGGGCGTAGTGCCCCTGATACTACTGTTACTAGGGTTGGCTGAGGACAATAATGTGTTGTTCCTGATGGCAGATGCCGGCATCTTCATGGTCCAGCTTGAGTCATTGCAGTTCAAGAGACTTTCCAAGATCAGCTTCTGGCGTCATCTTCATCCATTCGAAACTGTCTATACTGCAG AAACATACATTGGCAGTGAACACGATGGAGCTGATCTTTTTGCACAACACATAGGATGA
- the LOC119324694 gene encoding uncharacterized protein LOC119324694 isoform X2 codes for MSSFRRPSRSPAAAAPLDDEDLLSEILLRLPPQPSSLPRASLVCKRWCCLVSDPRFLRRFRRHHRRNPPLLGFFFEEVIPARGISFVPTLEPPNRVPVGRFSLQFDDGDRYRLLNCRHGLVLILFGKHNQALVWDPVNGDQHSVAVPPSFYMAAPTRVRGAVLRPAGDIRHFQVVLIGTHKEQHKPGIACVYSSETKEWGNLVSTPLTPENSIYSFRTIVYRGMACVLVGNCLYWLLSERSALILEFDLDMQRLAVIHAPVDIGANSNCHFSVMRAEGGGLGFLFLSDFNAQIWSRKKDCDAAVSWVLRRTVQLDKLLPLKQGMGVVPLILLLLGLAEDNNVLFLMADAGIFMVQLESLQFKRLSKISFWRHLHPFETVYTAVNTMELIFLHNT; via the exons ATGAGCAGCTTCCGCCGCCCTTCccgctcgccggcggcggcggcgccgctggACGACGAAGATCTGCTgtccgagatcctcctccgcctcccccctCAGCCCTCCTCCCTCCCGCGCGCCTCGCTCGTCTGCAAGCGCTGGTGTTGCCTCGTCTCTGACCCCCGATTCCTCCGCCGATTCCGCCGCCATCACCGCCGCAACCCTCCCCTCCTCGGCTTCTTCTTTGAGGAAGTGATTCCTGCCCGCGGGATCTCCTTCGTACCAACTCTGGAGCCCCCCAACCGTGTCCCCGTCGGGCGCTTCTCTTTGCAGTTCGACGACGGCGACCGCTACAGGCTCCTCAACTGCCGCCATGGCCTCGTGCTCATCTTGTTCGGGAAGCACAACCAGGCCCTGGTGTGGGACCCTGTCAACGGCGACCAGCACAGCGTTGCCGTTCCCCCAAGCTTCTACATGGCGGCGCCGACCCGGGTCAGAGGGGCAGTGCTCCGGCCTGCCGGAGACATCCGCCACTTCCAAGTCGTCTTGATAGGCACGCACAAAGAACAGCATAAACCAGGGATCGCCTGCGTTTACTCCTCGGAGACCAAGGAATGGGGTAATCTTGTCTCAACACCGCTCACACCTGAGAATTCTATTTACAGCTTTCGCACCATTGTTTATAGGGGCATGGCCTGCGTCCTGGTTGGGAATTGCCTCTACTGGCTGCTTTCTGAGAGATCAGCTCTCATCCTGGAGTTTGATTTGGATATGCAGAGGCTAGCTGTGATACATGCGCCAGTGGACATCGGTGCCAATAGCAATTGCCACTTCTCAGTTATGAGAGCCGAGGGCGGTGGTCTTGGTTTCCTCTTTCTGTCAGATTTCAACGCCCAAATATGGAGCAGGAAGAAGGATTGTGATGCTGCTGTTTCATGGGTGCTCAGAAGAACTGTTCAGCTGGATAAGCTACTTCCCCTCAAACAAGGGATGGGCGTAGTGCCCCTGATACTACTGTTACTAGGGTTGGCTGAGGACAATAATGTGTTGTTCCTGATGGCAGATGCCGGCATCTTCATGGTCCAGCTTGAGTCATTGCAGTTCAAGAGACTTTCCAAGATCAGCTTCTGGCGTCATCTTCATCCATTCGAAACTGTCTATACTGCAG TGAACACGATGGAGCTGATCTTTTTGCACAACACATAG
- the LOC119324694 gene encoding uncharacterized protein LOC119324694 isoform X3, with translation MSSFRRPSRSPAAAAPLDDEDLLSEILLRLPPQPSSLPRASLVCKRWCCLVSDPRFLRRFRRHHRRNPPLLGFFFEEVIPARGISFVPTLEPPNRVPVGRFSLQFDDGDRYRLLNCRHGLVLILFGKHNQALVWDPVNGDQHSVAVPPSFYMAAPTRVRGAVLRPAGDIRHFQVVLIGTHKEQHKPGIACVYSSETKEWGNLVSTPLTPENSIYSFRTIVYRGMACVLVGNCLYWLLSERSALILEFDLDMQRLAVIHAPVDIGANSNCHFSVMRAEGGGLGFLFLSDFNAQIWSRKKDCDAAVSWVLRRTVQLDKLLPLKQGMGVVPLILLLLGLAEDNNVLFLMADAGIFMVQLESLQFKRLSKISFWRHLHPFETVYTAG, from the exons ATGAGCAGCTTCCGCCGCCCTTCccgctcgccggcggcggcggcgccgctggACGACGAAGATCTGCTgtccgagatcctcctccgcctcccccctCAGCCCTCCTCCCTCCCGCGCGCCTCGCTCGTCTGCAAGCGCTGGTGTTGCCTCGTCTCTGACCCCCGATTCCTCCGCCGATTCCGCCGCCATCACCGCCGCAACCCTCCCCTCCTCGGCTTCTTCTTTGAGGAAGTGATTCCTGCCCGCGGGATCTCCTTCGTACCAACTCTGGAGCCCCCCAACCGTGTCCCCGTCGGGCGCTTCTCTTTGCAGTTCGACGACGGCGACCGCTACAGGCTCCTCAACTGCCGCCATGGCCTCGTGCTCATCTTGTTCGGGAAGCACAACCAGGCCCTGGTGTGGGACCCTGTCAACGGCGACCAGCACAGCGTTGCCGTTCCCCCAAGCTTCTACATGGCGGCGCCGACCCGGGTCAGAGGGGCAGTGCTCCGGCCTGCCGGAGACATCCGCCACTTCCAAGTCGTCTTGATAGGCACGCACAAAGAACAGCATAAACCAGGGATCGCCTGCGTTTACTCCTCGGAGACCAAGGAATGGGGTAATCTTGTCTCAACACCGCTCACACCTGAGAATTCTATTTACAGCTTTCGCACCATTGTTTATAGGGGCATGGCCTGCGTCCTGGTTGGGAATTGCCTCTACTGGCTGCTTTCTGAGAGATCAGCTCTCATCCTGGAGTTTGATTTGGATATGCAGAGGCTAGCTGTGATACATGCGCCAGTGGACATCGGTGCCAATAGCAATTGCCACTTCTCAGTTATGAGAGCCGAGGGCGGTGGTCTTGGTTTCCTCTTTCTGTCAGATTTCAACGCCCAAATATGGAGCAGGAAGAAGGATTGTGATGCTGCTGTTTCATGGGTGCTCAGAAGAACTGTTCAGCTGGATAAGCTACTTCCCCTCAAACAAGGGATGGGCGTAGTGCCCCTGATACTACTGTTACTAGGGTTGGCTGAGGACAATAATGTGTTGTTCCTGATGGCAGATGCCGGCATCTTCATGGTCCAGCTTGAGTCATTGCAGTTCAAGAGACTTTCCAAGATCAGCTTCTGGCGTCATCTTCATCCATTCGAAACTGTCTATACTGCAG GATGA